A single window of Pseudomonas lutea DNA harbors:
- a CDS encoding restriction endonuclease, which produces MAKKTSLFEDLFHIASKLPWWLSALIAISSGVYLHSVATAPMPVYSDPQRLQSVVFGTFWRTFAMFGQYLVPLIFAGGAIASIVKRRRPRKLFESAATTQGNPLLSITWHEFELLVGEALRRRGYSVRETGKNGPDGGIDLIARKDGETYVVQCKQWRSMQVGLPVVRELYGAMAAEGAVGGFVVTSGTFTKPARDFAAGRNVQLVDGTVLKQWIAEARKPGPQPAAEVLPERVEPVVVEREPVVTPSADLAPLPVQAPAATLTQPVTQEAEPKPASLPPAPLCPHCRKTMVVRVARSGANAGGNFWGCGDYPKCRGIRPIFAPMTVK; this is translated from the coding sequence ATGGCCAAGAAAACCTCTCTCTTCGAAGACCTGTTTCACATCGCCAGCAAACTGCCCTGGTGGCTTAGCGCACTGATCGCAATCAGCTCCGGCGTTTACCTGCACTCCGTAGCAACCGCGCCGATGCCGGTCTACTCAGACCCTCAACGCTTGCAATCAGTGGTGTTCGGCACCTTCTGGCGCACGTTTGCGATGTTCGGCCAGTATTTGGTGCCGCTAATATTCGCAGGAGGCGCCATAGCGTCGATCGTCAAACGCCGACGCCCCCGCAAGCTTTTCGAATCCGCCGCCACCACCCAAGGCAATCCCCTGCTCAGCATCACCTGGCACGAGTTCGAGTTATTGGTAGGCGAAGCCCTCCGCCGCCGGGGCTACTCAGTCCGAGAAACAGGCAAGAACGGTCCGGACGGTGGCATCGATTTGATTGCCCGCAAAGACGGCGAGACGTACGTGGTGCAGTGCAAGCAATGGCGCTCCATGCAGGTGGGCTTGCCAGTGGTGCGGGAGTTGTATGGCGCGATGGCGGCCGAGGGCGCTGTCGGTGGTTTCGTGGTCACCAGTGGGACGTTCACCAAACCAGCGAGGGATTTTGCGGCCGGACGTAATGTGCAGTTGGTCGACGGCACAGTGCTGAAGCAGTGGATCGCTGAAGCAAGAAAGCCCGGTCCGCAACCTGCTGCCGAGGTGTTGCCAGAGCGTGTCGAGCCAGTGGTTGTGGAGCGGGAGCCGGTGGTGACGCCGAGCGCCGACCTCGCCCCTCTTCCAGTTCAAGCGCCAGCTGCAACGCTAACGCAACCCGTCACCCAAGAAGCCGAGCCGAAACCTGCGTCCCTGCCTCCTGCCCCGCTATGCCCACATTGCCGTAAGACCATGGTGGTGCGTGTCGCGAGAAGTGGCGCCAACGCGGGCGGGAATTTCTGGGGTTGTGGGGATTACCCGAAATGCCGGGGGATTCGTCCGATCTTCGCGCCAATGACGGTGAAGTGA